The DNA sequence AGCTTCCAACGATCAACAAAATTTCGTAGCTTACTCACAAGTATTTCTGGAACGCCATGGCTTTATTGCCAATCTCAGCATTTTGGATTTACTTTTTTGCCAGGGACCTCAGTCCAATCTGTATCTTAGCGAAAATTCATCGTCCTAAGATTTAACCAAACTTCTCTATTGTGACTAAACTGCTCAATCCGCAACTGCAAACCCATCGAGCTCAACTAGAAGAAATCACCAAGGATTTGCACGAGCTGACCATTCGGATTGGCCACGAGGAAATGAGCCATACCGTCAGTGATTTACGTAATCGCCTGCACGAGCCTTTCATGTTTGTCATTGTGGGAGAAGTAAAAGCAGGAAAAAGCAGCTTCATCAACGCCCTACTCGCTACGGGAGAAGAGATCACCAAGGTCGCTCCTCAACCGATGACGGATACCATCCAGCAAATCTTGTACGGCGAAGAAAGAGCTGAAGTGATGGTCAATGATTACCTCAAGAAAATTATGCTGCCTGTTGATATTCTTCAGGATATAGCAATCGTTGACACACCGGGCACCAATACCATTGTGGCCCATCATCAAGAAATCACGGAACGTTTTGTTCCGGCATCAGATTTGATTGTCTTCGTTTTCGAAGCAAAAAACCCATATCGGCAATCAGCCTGGGAATTTTTCGACTTTATCCAGGGAGAATGGCGGAAGAAAGTCATTTTTGTTTTGCAACAAAAAGATTTGATGCCAGCTGAAGATTTGGCCATAAACATCCAGGGCGTTAAGGACAATGCCCTCAAAAAAGGGATGACCATACCCCACGTTTTTGCCGTCTCGGCCAAGCAGGAACAAGAAGGACAAACGACACAATCAGGATTTGGCGAGCTGAGAGCCTACATCCAAAACCATATTACTGGTGGCCAGGCACCAGCGCTCAAGCTGATCAATAGTGTCGCCACCGCCAACAACATCAACGAGCGCATTGCTACTGGGCTGGATTTACGCCAACAACAATACCGGGCGGATCAGGAATTTCGCGAAGACATTAGAGAAACGCTCGACGAACAAGAAACCAAAAGCTACAAACAAGTTGATTTGCTCAATGATGCCTTATTGGGTGCTTATGACCGGATCACTACCAAAAAAGCTTATGAGCTGGAAGGAGGCCTCAGTTTGTTTGGCCTTCTGCGACGATCAGTAAGCAGCATTTTCTCGAAAACACCCTCTGCGCAACAGTGGCTCACCGACTTGGCCAAGGAGATGGAGGACGAACTCAATGGTGCATTACAGCAACGCCTCAACGAGGGTATGATCGACCTGGCGGATAGCATCCAGCAAATGGCCAAGATCATTGACCTGAAAATCCGTTCCAGTAAAACCATCCTCAGCAACGATCACGAAATATTCAGTGACATTGCCGAACGACGCGAGAATGTATTGCGCGATTTACAAGATCAGTTTTCTCGTTTTATCAGTAAGACGGAAAATTTCACCGATGAATCCCTCTTCCCTGACAAGAAAAACCTATCCCCAAACCTGGCCGCTGGCTCTGGTATTGCAGCGATTGGTGTTATCCTGATGACCGTTAGCCAAATAGGTATGCTTGACATCACAGGGGGATTACTTACGGCAATAGGGCTGTTATTTGCAGGTTTCAGCACTCGCTCGAAGCGCAAAAAAATCACGGATGGCTTCCGTCAGGAAATTGCTCAGGGCCGTCAACGTCTCACTGAAGAAGTAAATAGCACCCTCAAACGATACATCGTCCATTTAAAAAAACGTATTGATGATAATTTCCTCCGGTTTGATGACCTGCTAAAACGGGAAGGCGTACAATTGGAAGAAATATCTATCCAGCAATCTAACATCAATGAACGACTCGCCACTATTGCCAATGCTCTGGCGCCTCTAAGTCGTGATCTTGACGGTAGGCCTTAAGGTTTAGGCTGAGCCTTTGATAATTCCATATTTGGCATTTTTTCGACAACCTTTGTTCAAATTTACTGTTAGAGTTGTTCTGCTGAACATACGATGCCAAAAACAAGAAAAAAAGCTGATTTTCCGCAAAAGCGCTGTGCACATTGTCAACGTCCCTTTCTTTGGCGTAAGAAGTGGGAAAAGGTATGGCATGAGGTGAAGTATTGCAGCGATCGTTGCCGTAGAGAAAATCGTCAAGACAGATAAGATGAACGAAAACACCCCACTTCGTGACCAGTACCAGGCTGATGGTGATGAGTACGGCTCCTTTGCCTTTCACCCCTACAATGTTTTATTGATTCTACTTATTTTTAGTCTTTCCATCCTCTTTCTGTCGCTTAGTATTTCTTTTGTTTACTCCAGGGTGCAGAGTTCAGCACCGCCCATAAAGCTCCCTGCCATATTTCTTTTTAATACCCTGATACTACTAGCCAGTAGCGGAACCATGCTGACCGCAAAAAAAGCCTATGTAGCTGATAATACCCCACGCTATAAAGTAGCCCTGGGCATCACCATGGGCCTGTCCTTTCTATTCTTGGCATTGCAGGTCGTAGGCTGGAGAGAACTCTTCCAACAAGAGATTTTTATTGACAGTGACAACGCTGCGGGTTATCTTTACGTGATTTCTGGTTTGCACTTTGCTCACGTCATTGGAGGTATACCATTTTTGGGGTACTTCATCTGGCAGGCTCATAAAAAAATGCAAGACCCTGTAAGTGTGCTTGTTTACTTCAGCGATCCAGAGAAAAGGCTAAAACTTCGTTTACTCACCATATACTGGCACTTCCTTGATGCACTTTGGATTTATCTCGTTTTGTTTTTCTTTATCAACTACCTTATTCGCTAAAGTCAGGCACCTCTTCCCCTCACCAGACAAATTATGTTGGGGACTGAGTGTAGTGCTGCTTTGTTGTTGCTTTGGCTGCCAGTCTTCCCCTAGCACTGAAGAAGATACCGCTGCCCAGCATGTAGAACAAGGCAATAGACAATTGACCCTCAACCGGGCCGTAACGGCTTATGACCATCCTGATGGCCAACCAGTAGCAGCATTGCAAAAAGGAGACCTCATCGTATTAACCGATGAAATTTCCCCACGTCTTTATTCACGAACAACCCGAAAAGATACTTTACTGGAGCCTTTCTTCAGGGTAGTCCTCCCGAATAAAGAGCTTGCCTGGATCTATGCCAACCCCGCTGATTTCGTTTTACCGACCAAGGATACCCTTCAATGGCAATGGCAAAATAGACTTAGAGGGATCTTCACTCCAAGTAAGCTGAACCTTTATACCCAAATCTGGGACCAATGGTCGAATACCCATCAAGCGGGTGTACAATTGCTTACCTTTCAAACCATTAGGTCCTTACGAGATCAACTGGAAGCAGATTTGAAGAATTACCCTTTGCTCCCTGCCTCCCAATACGAAGGGCTGTTTCCTGCCACCTTGGCTTACCAAAATACTGCTGGCCCTGGTTGGTGGATTGATTTCAACCAGTGGGTAGAGCGTTGTGCAAAAATTCCTGGAGCAGATGCCGAGCTTGCCATCTTTCAGTTTTACCAAAAAGAGGTTTATCCTCCGGATGGAATTGAATACCATTTTCACAGTTGGGAGTTTCCAGTCACTATTCAAGAAAAACACAGTTTACTTGGAAGGAACATTCATTTTGATCTTTTCATGAAGTTGGAGCAAATCACCCAACAATACCCTTTCGTACAAGCGGAGTGCATAACATTGAAAAACCAATTGCTTGATGATATCACTGCTTCAGGGACAAGCTATTGGGAAGATTGGCCTGCCATCCAGTCAGAGCTGGATACCATCCTAAACACAAAAAACTGGCATATTCTTAATCAAGAAGACCTGGCAATCCTTAAGCAGCGCCGCCAAAACCTCACCATGCCTAATCTCCAAGAACTGTATATGGGCAAACGCAATAAGTAGGCACCCAAAGAAAATTACGCCAATAAGGCTCCGGTACGAAAGACCTTGTTTTCTAACAAAAGACTACCTTTGTAGTCTAATAATTAGTTGTACAATCAAATTATGATTTATTTAGCCATTCTTGCGGGTTCTTTGGTGATTGGTGGCTTGGCGCTAACCAGTCTGGTTGCAAAAAACATGGCTCCGGGTAACAAACGCCTGGCTATGGAAACCGAACGTATGAAAGGTGACATGGATACCTGGGTCACCCAACTGGTGCCCATTGACAAGGAAGAACTTGAGCTGTTCAGTATTGGCCAGGACAAACAAGTGCTGCGCAAAGGCGTCACTACTACCGCTAAAGGTATCTTTACCACCATTTATCACGAACCAGTACTCGCCTATAGCTACCGAGAATACCTCGGAAAGGCCAACAAACCCAATGCACTGCTCTATGCTCGCACTGCTGAGCATGAATACATCTACTGGATAAAAAAAGGGGTAGCCACCCTATTTATTGACCAGCAAGAAGTGGGAACACTCAGCCAGGATGGTATCTTGAAAGGCAAACGAACGGGTAAAGTGATCGCTCAACTAAAATCGGGCAAGGAATCTTTACGACCAGTAGAAGTAGGAGGAAAAGAAGTTGGCAACCTAACAACCAGCTTAGAAAAAGCAGACAAAGGGCTACATCGGCGGGCATTCAGTTTTATTAGGCCTGATCTCAATGACAAAGAAGAGCAGTTGTTTTTAGCACTCGCCCTGGAAGAATTGGTAAATAGGGCGGTACATTCCTAGTTTCTAGGGAAGAAGGTGTAACTTTGTGCCCCACAGTATGAACAATCACCATAAGTTCCTGTTGTAAAGAGGATTAATTACTCACGAAATTTCAGGCCATGAGCCTAAGGAAGAAAGTCAATTTGATCATCTATCGTTTCCGCGAAAGCGGGCTAGAGGTCTTTTTTCTTAATAACCAAGAAGCAAATACCCTCAATTTCCCACAAGGAGAGATGAGCCAGCAATCTTCAGATGATTACATCGCCCTTGATCCCGTTCGAGAAGAAACCAGTGGAGAACAGGAGGAAGCTTTTGCCGTTGAGGGAGATTGGCATGAAATCCCTAGCTTAAAAACAATGCTTTATCAAGATGCTAAGCAGCTGAAAGATAAGCTGAAAGAAATTGAGCAAGGAGCCTTTGTCAGTATCAAAGATGCCCTAAAAGGTGCCTTACCGCATCAATACGCCTTCTTAAAAGAACTCAAAGATATTTTAAGAGATCGCAATTCGCTGCGCGACCTGTAGCAGATAGCCTTCAATAGAGGATAGCAAGCCCCCATTTCTATATATGAAAATGGGGGCTTGCTGTTTTAAGCTCCTCGCATCTCCGCCAGTACTTTTATCATTGCCAGCTGTTCTTCCATAGAGAGTACCGTGTTGTCAATGACAACGGCATCGTCTGCCTGTCGCAACGGGCTATCTTCCCTGGTACTGTCGATATGGTCTCGCTCTGTAAGGTTATTGACTATTTCTCCTAAGCTTACCGATTGTCCTTTTTCCAAAAGTTCTTTCAAACGTCGGCGAGCACGTTCCTGGGGGTCTGCGGTCAAAAAGATCTTTAAGCTTGCTTCAGGAAAAACAACGGTACCAATATCACGACCATCAAGGATACATGACTTTTTTTCACCTAGTGCCTGCTGTTGTTGCACCAAAAAACGGCGTACAGCAGAGATGGTCGCAACGGGACTTACGGACGCCGAAACCTCCATGGTGCGAATCTGTTTTTCCACATCTTCACCATTCAAGAAGGTGTGCAGGCTGCCATCTTCATCACGTCTAAAGTCGATTTGAATCTCTGCCAAAGCCATAGCCACCTGGGCGGGATTATTCCAATCAAGCTGGTGTTTGATAAAATAATAGGTAACGGCACGGTACATAGCCCCCGTATCGATATAAGTATAATCCAGCTTTTCCGCAAGTTGCTTAGCCAGTGTACTCTTACCGCAGGCTGAGAAGCCGTCGATTGCAATAATTATTCCTTCTGTTTTCATCAAAGGTGAAGATAAGTCCTAGTTTCCACCCCTCCAAGTGGGCATCAATCCAAATGATCGAGAAACACTTGCCAGAGTTTTTCTAGCGGCAAAGGCTCGAATTGTGATAATATTCCACGGTACGTAAAAGGCGTTTCAGTTAGGTTATCCAGGTATTTCTCGGTGTGACGCAATTCCTCCTTTTGATAACCAGCTTTACGAATCTGCAGCAGCAGTCGAATAAATTGGATAGGACGATAATATTCATCTTTATGCAGATTGCGGTTGGCCATATTCTGCAATTGATTGATGAGTTCATCGCTTCGATTGTACTGCTTTTTTACGACCAAAAAGAAAATTTGCATAATCAACATAAATAAGGTCAATATCTTTTGATCGGAACCGTAATGAAAATCTCTCTCGACAAATTTCTCTGGCTGGAAAGGCAACTGGCGCTTTGGAGCAATGATCCGTTTGGATAGTCCTCGACGTTGGAGAACAAAAAAGATAACTGCCTCAAAAAGTCTCCAACGTTCCCGCATATTTGCCTCCTGCTTAAGGAATTTTTTATTAGCTACGGTCTGATTGTAAATAGCTAAGGCTTGAATATGATGGTCCGTATGAAGCGCTAAAAGAAGGTAATACTCCATAAACGTAAACCAGGGTTTACTCCCTTCTGGAAACTGCTTGAGACATTTTTCTGCATTAATTTGCCCTTTTGTATAGTTTCCTAAATGAAGATATGCTGACATTTTTTTGGTGTAAAACTCAATCAGACGCTCCTCCTGGTAAAACTTTGGGTGATCGATGATGTAGTTCTCTGCTCGTTCACACACCTCAAGTAAGGCTTCGTATTCCCGATTCATTTCGTAGCGCATCGACCAAACCAAAAACATATTGTAAAAAATCAAAGGAGAATCATGGACTTCCGAAAGACTTAATAACATTGTACTATAAGTGTCAATGCGCTCCTCCAGGTCATTGTCTTTGTGTACGGGTTGATAATAATCCATCACTACCCGTTGGTACAACTCTTCCGAACGCATCTCGGCAGAAAGGATCAGGCTGTGTTCTTTTATCAGGTTATCGTAATACTCAAATTCCTTAGTATTACCGGTTAAGGCAGCATCCTCCCTTAGGATACGACTACAGTTGACTATTATTTCAGAAATCCTAAACTTTAGTGCAGTTGTCAGGATACTTCGGGCCAGGCCCATGGCCGAGCTATGTGCATCATTATCCAAAAGAATTTTGACCAGGGTCCATTCTTTGTGGCAAGAAAAGTGGGCTCTATCGTAGTTCGAAGCCGAAGGTTTGTTGACGTCCAGAAAAAACAAAGTATTCAACAACCGCTTGCGGAAGCGCGATTTTAGCTGCCGATAACGGGCATCTTTAGGAGTGCAGCCGTAAAGTTTACTAGAAGCATCGCGGTCATTTTTGTAGAGACCTGAAGTAAGGTCCTCGTAAAACTCATTAAATTTGCTGCCCTTCCCGCGGAGTGAGTATTCGTCAAAAATCTCAATCTTCTTGACTTTCTTTTTAGTCACTACTCCGGCGATTTCCAGGAGGTTTTTCATTGTGTTGCTGTTTGGGTAAGTTTTCCAGGCAACCTTTTCTGACAAAAAGCTACCTTGTCACAAAATAACCAAATAATGGCATAAAATGTAACAGGGTTTACTGCAAAAACAAAAAAAAGGTTTCACTCCGAAGAGTAAAACCTTTTTTACTGCGATACAAGAGGGCATTATTAACTGCTCCTCCGTTTAAACATTAATACTCATCTTCATTAAAGAGAAAGTCATCCTTACGAGGATAGTCTGGCCATACATCTTCGATGCTCTCATACATCTCTCCCTCATCTTCCATTGACTGAAGATTTTCAATTACCTCAAGTGGAGACCCGGAACGAACAGCATAATCAATGAGTTCGTCCCTGGTAGCTGGCCAAGGTGCATCCTCTAAGTGAGAGGCTAATTCCAATGTCCAATACATACTTAGACAGTTTGTTCTGTTTACAAATTTCTGGAAAGGTTAATGCCCCTTTCATCAGGTTGGTAGAAAATATACCCTATACTCATCAGCTAAGGTGTTGCCTTAGCCTAAAATTCAGGCAAATGTAATAAACTGAACGGGTAAGTAATAATAGAAGTTCAACAATCGTCAAAATACTATTTTTCAAATCCCGTATATGATCCAAGAATTTCAAAGGTCTGGTTTTCGTAGCCGGGGGGGATCATCCCTATTTCCGAAGAATTTTGTGGCCCAGTAGGATCACAGAAAACATAAACCTGGCCTTCATAAGTAACCGCATCCCCTATTAATCCTGGGGCAGCAACAGCAATACTTAAGTGATCTTCGTAAGCTATGACGATCATTGGCAACTTAAGTAACGATTTAACCAGGGCATAAAACAAGGCCGAACGATCTTCGCAATCAGAAAAAGGATAAAAGAAAAGCTCATCGGCTACCATGGGTTTGTTTTCCCCAAAGACCTCTTTATCATCTTTATAAACGAAAGCTGAGCGTGTAAAGGCGACCAAGAACTCCAGCGACTCCCGCGGTGTCTTCCCCGCCAACAATTCTCTCAACTGCGGTACCAAGCTAGCTTGCAGCGCGTCAGACAGTGGCGCCTCCATATACCAATGCTCATCGACCAAGGGATAATGCTTAAGCAGTTGGGCCAAGCCAGGGTTGTAGCGAATATTAAGCTCCTGGGTTTGCCCACGGTATTGAAAAAAAACACTCCTCGGTTCACTTTCACGTAAAATATTGGGCCATGTGTCCAGCAAAAAAGAAAAGGCTCGTCCATTAGGTTGAGGTGCCTGGTCCAATAAATACATTGATCGCCCCATATTCTCGACGCGAACACCCGTCGAAACATTAGCATACTGACGATTACCATCCTGAATCAATGGAATCTCGTACAATATATCCGTGGTGTAGACATTGACGTGTAAGAACTTATCCCGGTAAGTCAACCGCACATCGTACCCACTTTTGGCCAGCAGAAAATAGGTGGAATACTCCACTATTGCTTCACCACTAGGCTTTTGGTAAATGGCTTGTAGACCTTGTCGTATCAATTGAGCAAAAAGCCAGTCGTTTAATTGTAGTGCAGTCGCTTTTGCTTGTAAATCCGTCAACAAGGTTTGATAAGGGCGACGTTCAAATTCGCGAAAAAGCGACCTCAACGCCATCTCTTCCATACGAATTTGTCGGGTATAGACAAAGTCTGCAGGAACCAGCATCGTTATCTCCTGATCATAAAAATCAAAAGTCACCTGATTAGATGACATTGTTGCGTTCAGAGGGATATTCACTCCGATTAATAACCCCGCTAAAAGGATTAGATATTGCAAAGGAAAGGAGTAAAACATAGAAAGCGTACCTTTTTCATTAAGGTACGCTTTCCACCGAAGTTCTATTGTTCGCATTTGTTACAAAATCAACATCGCATCACCATAAGAGAAGAAGCGATATTTCTCTTTGAGTGCTACCTGATAGGCATGCTTGATCAAATCAGGGCCTCCGAAGGCACTCACCATAATCAACAAGCTTGATTTAGGCAAGTGGAAGTTAGAGATCATTGAATTAGCGATCTTAAAATCGTGGGGAGGATAAATAAATTTATTGGTCCAACCTTCTGATGCTTTGAGCATCTGCTCCGCAGAAACAGAGCTTTCAATAGCCCTCATAGAAGTCGTGCCAACTGCACAGATTTTCCGGTTATTGGCTTTGGCGTGGTTTACCTGCTCTACTGCTTTCTCGGGAATTTTGTAATATTCTGCATCCATTTTATGCTTGGACAAGTCTTCTACGTCAATGCTCCGGAAGGTACCCAAGCCAATGTGTAAGGTAAGCTCGGCAAAGTCAACTCCTTTGATTTCGAAACGCTTCATCAATTCCCGGCTGAAGTGCAAGCCAGCAGTAGGTGCAGCGACTGCTCCTGTTTCTTTGGCAAAAACCGTCTGAAAACGTTCCTTGTCACTTTCCTCTGCTTCGCGATCAATACGTTTTGGCAAGGGAGTCGTACCCAAGTAATTGAGTTCAGCCCGAAATTCTTCGTCTGGACCATCGTAGAGAAAACGGATGGTACGTCCACGAGAGGTGGTATTGTCTACTACTTCCGCTACCAAACGGTCATTATCATGCTCATCGCTGAAATAGAGCTTATTGCCTACCCGAATTTTACGAGCAGGATCTACCAACACATCCCAAAGGCGTGCTTCGGTATTGAGTTCTCGCAACAAAAAGACCTCGATCCGTGCGCCCGTCTTTTCCTTACGACCATACATGCGGGCAGGAAAAACCTTGGTGTTATTAAAAATAAGTACATCCTCTTCGTCAAAGTACTCCAAGGCGTCTTTGAAGACACGGTGCTCAATCTCCCCAGTTTCACGGTGAACAACCATCAAACGAGAATCATGCCGCTCTTTGGTCGGATACTTAGCAATAAGTGATTCGGGAAGATTATAATTAAACTGAGAAAGTTTGGTTCTCATTTACATTTTTTTCAGAGGCTGATTAAGAGTTACCTGCAAACCACGGAGCTGCAAGATAGAATTCCGGTAAACTCCCAATGTGCTCACTACTTAAATAAGAGCGCAAAAATAGGAATTTATTTATCCAAATGGTAAGCTTAGACAAGCTAAATTTTAAATATCCTTATATTGAACCCCGCAAATCTTCACCTTCAACCAATTAACGGGTTATTTGGTTCGAGGCCAAATCGGCGATTCAACGTAAATTAACCGGGATTGGCAGATTATTCCTTTTTCTTCATCTAGAAAGTACGGTAGAATCAGCCTCGTTCACTAGCTTCGTGTACTCAACACCCGACGATCATGCGTATCTTCTTCAAAATATTCACCGAAAGTATTCGGCAAGCCAGCCAGCAGCTAAGTGGTAATAAACTTCGTAGTTTCCTCTCGCTGTTGGGCATATCCATTGGTATTTTCTGTATCATCGGAGTACTTTCTGCGGTGGATTCGCTGGAAGATAATATTCGTGGCAGCATGGAGAAGCTAGGCAACGACGTGCTCTATATCCAGAAATGGCCCTGGGGAGACAACAGCAGCAATTGGTGGGACTTAATGAAGCGCCCAACGCCACGTTTTGACGAGTACGAGATCATCAACGATAAATCACAGTCGGCCTTGATGAGTACCTTTTTCCTGGGAGCAGGATCGCGTACCCTCAAATGGAAAAACAACAGTGTTGAGCGTTCTTTCTTGTGCGGGGTTACGCCTGAGTTTGTCTCCGTTTTCGGAATGGGCTTCCATCGCGGACGCTTCTTTTCGGCTTCAGAATCTCATTACGCTAGCAATAAGGTTGTCCTTGGTTATAAAGTCGCCGAAGAACTCTTTGGTTCTGTAGAGCCCGTGGGTAAATCCATCAAACTGCAAGGTGGAACCTACGAAGTTATCGGCGTATTGGAAAGCTCTGGAGATGAGTTGATCAACCCTCTCGATTTTGACGAAGCAGTGATGGTCACTTACACCAAAGTGAGTCGCTTGGTCAACGTGAAGGGCAACAATAATGATTCTTTCATTGCCGTAAAAGCCCGCCCTGGCGTTAGTTTAGAAAAACTTAAAGGAGAACTGAGGGTTCTCGTAAGGTCACAAAGGCGTCAAAACCCAAGAGAGGAAGATTCCTTCGCTTTAAATGAGCTTACGGTAGTTTCTGCACAATTCGACTCCTTCTTCGGTGTTTTGAATCTTTTGGGTGGCGTAATTGGCTTTTTCTCCATTCTCGTAGGTGGTGTATCGGTTGCGAATATCATGTTTGTTTCTGTAAAAGAACGGACCAGCCAAATCGGGGTTAAAAAAGCGTTGGGAGCCAAACGGCACATCATCCTTTCGGAGTTCCTTATCGAAGCCATTATCCTCTGTCTACTCGGTGGCATCATGGGGCTTGGTCTGGTGTTTATCATCACCAAAATCTTAACAGCCGCCCTTGACTTCCCCATCTACATTGACTTCGGCAATGTGATGCTGGGTGCTGGCATGTCCATCATTATTGGTGTCGTAGCTGGTTTCATTCCTGCGCTGCAAGCAAGTAAACTTGATCCGGTAGAGGCGATGCGGCAGTAGAGCTATTCTGCTTTACCATTCGCTGATCTCCGATATTCACTGGGAGACACATCACAATACTGGTTGAAAGTTCTGGAAAAATAATTGGGATCAGTAAAACCAGTTTGGTAAGCAATTTCCGTGATTTGCAGTGTGGTTTCCCGCAATAAGCGTTTTGCTTTAGTAAGCCTGGCATCGCGGATGTATTGAGTGGGCGTCTGGCCCGTCAAGGCTTTCAGCTTACGATAAAACTGAGAGGAACTCAAAAACAAGGCTTCTGCCAGAAGGTTAGCAGAAAGCTGCTCATCGCTTAATCTTTCCCAGACAAACGTTTTTAACGTCGATAAAAACTGTTCATCCTGCTTACTTAAGCCAGGAGGAAAAGCTGGTTTCTTCTCTTCCGGCAAGGCTGAAGAAGAAGTTTGGTAGTAATGCTGTACCTGTTCTTTGAGTTTTTGCAGATTTTTCATCCTCAACAAAAGCTCTTCCCGGTTAAAAGGCTTTGTCAAATAAGCATCGGCACCATAAGTCAAGCCAGCAAGCTTGTTTTTTTCATCAGCTTTTGCGGTTAGGAGAATGATCGGGATATGCGAAGTCCGCCGATCCGATTTCAAAAGCTGACAGAGTTCATAGCCATCGACGCCGGGCATCATCACATCGCTGATAATGATGTCTGGACAATTTTCAATGGCCAGATCAATTCCCGTCAAACCATCTTTGGCAAGGATTATTTCGTATGCTGAGCTAAGGATTTTCTCTAGATAAGTCGCTACATCCACATTGTCTTCAACGATGAGTAGTAAAGGTAGATCTTCCTTATCCGAGGCTACCACACTGGTATCACCCTTAGAAGAAGCTAATGGCGTTTCGGGGCTTGACTTCGATACTTTTTCGGCAAGCTTAGTTCGGCTACTGCCTTCTTCCAGTGGCAACACTATGGTGAAACAACTCCCCTCTCCTTCCTTGCTGGTGACTGAAATTTCACCAGACATCAAT is a window from the Lewinella sp. LCG006 genome containing:
- a CDS encoding dynamin family protein; its protein translation is MTKLLNPQLQTHRAQLEEITKDLHELTIRIGHEEMSHTVSDLRNRLHEPFMFVIVGEVKAGKSSFINALLATGEEITKVAPQPMTDTIQQILYGEERAEVMVNDYLKKIMLPVDILQDIAIVDTPGTNTIVAHHQEITERFVPASDLIVFVFEAKNPYRQSAWEFFDFIQGEWRKKVIFVLQQKDLMPAEDLAINIQGVKDNALKKGMTIPHVFAVSAKQEQEGQTTQSGFGELRAYIQNHITGGQAPALKLINSVATANNINERIATGLDLRQQQYRADQEFREDIRETLDEQETKSYKQVDLLNDALLGAYDRITTKKAYELEGGLSLFGLLRRSVSSIFSKTPSAQQWLTDLAKEMEDELNGALQQRLNEGMIDLADSIQQMAKIIDLKIRSSKTILSNDHEIFSDIAERRENVLRDLQDQFSRFISKTENFTDESLFPDKKNLSPNLAAGSGIAAIGVILMTVSQIGMLDITGGLLTAIGLLFAGFSTRSKRKKITDGFRQEIAQGRQRLTEEVNSTLKRYIVHLKKRIDDNFLRFDDLLKREGVQLEEISIQQSNINERLATIANALAPLSRDLDGRP
- a CDS encoding DUF2256 domain-containing protein, with the translated sequence MPKTRKKADFPQKRCAHCQRPFLWRKKWEKVWHEVKYCSDRCRRENRQDR
- a CDS encoding heme-copper oxidase subunit III, giving the protein MNENTPLRDQYQADGDEYGSFAFHPYNVLLILLIFSLSILFLSLSISFVYSRVQSSAPPIKLPAIFLFNTLILLASSGTMLTAKKAYVADNTPRYKVALGITMGLSFLFLALQVVGWRELFQQEIFIDSDNAAGYLYVISGLHFAHVIGGIPFLGYFIWQAHKKMQDPVSVLVYFSDPEKRLKLRLLTIYWHFLDALWIYLVLFFFINYLIR
- the cmk gene encoding (d)CMP kinase, whose amino-acid sequence is MKTEGIIIAIDGFSACGKSTLAKQLAEKLDYTYIDTGAMYRAVTYYFIKHQLDWNNPAQVAMALAEIQIDFRRDEDGSLHTFLNGEDVEKQIRTMEVSASVSPVATISAVRRFLVQQQQALGEKKSCILDGRDIGTVVFPEASLKIFLTADPQERARRRLKELLEKGQSVSLGEIVNNLTERDHIDSTREDSPLRQADDAVVIDNTVLSMEEQLAMIKVLAEMRGA
- a CDS encoding DUF2795 domain-containing protein, which translates into the protein MYWTLELASHLEDAPWPATRDELIDYAVRSGSPLEVIENLQSMEDEGEMYESIEDVWPDYPRKDDFLFNEDEY
- the queA gene encoding tRNA preQ1(34) S-adenosylmethionine ribosyltransferase-isomerase QueA encodes the protein MRTKLSQFNYNLPESLIAKYPTKERHDSRLMVVHRETGEIEHRVFKDALEYFDEEDVLIFNNTKVFPARMYGRKEKTGARIEVFLLRELNTEARLWDVLVDPARKIRVGNKLYFSDEHDNDRLVAEVVDNTTSRGRTIRFLYDGPDEEFRAELNYLGTTPLPKRIDREAEESDKERFQTVFAKETGAVAAPTAGLHFSRELMKRFEIKGVDFAELTLHIGLGTFRSIDVEDLSKHKMDAEYYKIPEKAVEQVNHAKANNRKICAVGTTSMRAIESSVSAEQMLKASEGWTNKFIYPPHDFKIANSMISNFHLPKSSLLIMVSAFGGPDLIKHAYQVALKEKYRFFSYGDAMLIL
- a CDS encoding ABC transporter permease, with amino-acid sequence MRIFFKIFTESIRQASQQLSGNKLRSFLSLLGISIGIFCIIGVLSAVDSLEDNIRGSMEKLGNDVLYIQKWPWGDNSSNWWDLMKRPTPRFDEYEIINDKSQSALMSTFFLGAGSRTLKWKNNSVERSFLCGVTPEFVSVFGMGFHRGRFFSASESHYASNKVVLGYKVAEELFGSVEPVGKSIKLQGGTYEVIGVLESSGDELINPLDFDEAVMVTYTKVSRLVNVKGNNNDSFIAVKARPGVSLEKLKGELRVLVRSQRRQNPREEDSFALNELTVVSAQFDSFFGVLNLLGGVIGFFSILVGGVSVANIMFVSVKERTSQIGVKKALGAKRHIILSEFLIEAIILCLLGGIMGLGLVFIITKILTAALDFPIYIDFGNVMLGAGMSIIIGVVAGFIPALQASKLDPVEAMRQ